From a single Terriglobia bacterium genomic region:
- a CDS encoding right-handed parallel beta-helix repeat-containing protein, protein MQIFGPGTITGFNRGVDFEQVSNSLVKNVTTTGNFFGFAVNGGFSAGCGASCPSTGNLFRGNISTLNNQHGFTMNGATSNVFNANDASSNGAHGFLLFVASGNNVQGNTFNNNGQFGVGITAGSGTGNNLHQNTAQHNGIFDLEDGNPNCDSNVWNQNTFGTASQPCIQ, encoded by the coding sequence GTGCAGATTTTTGGTCCAGGAACCATTACCGGTTTCAATCGCGGTGTGGATTTTGAGCAGGTCTCAAATTCCCTGGTCAAGAATGTGACCACCACGGGGAACTTCTTCGGCTTCGCCGTCAATGGCGGCTTTTCCGCGGGCTGCGGCGCGAGTTGTCCCTCCACCGGCAACCTCTTCCGGGGCAATATCTCAACTTTAAACAACCAGCACGGATTCACCATGAACGGGGCCACCAGCAACGTTTTCAACGCCAATGACGCGAGCAGCAACGGCGCACACGGCTTCCTGCTCTTCGTGGCTTCAGGCAATAACGTACAAGGGAACACCTTCAACAACAACGGCCAGTTCGGAGTGGGGATCACGGCTGGCAGCGGGACTGGCAACAACCTTCACCAGAACACCGCGCAGCACAATGGAATTTTCGATCTGGAGGATGGCAATCCCAACTGCGACAGCAATGTCTGGAATCAGAACACCTTCGGAACGGCGTCGCAGCCTTGTATTCAATGA